One genomic window of Prinia subflava isolate CZ2003 ecotype Zambia chromosome 27, Cam_Psub_1.2, whole genome shotgun sequence includes the following:
- the LOC134562439 gene encoding olfactory receptor 14A16-like yields MSNSSSISHFLLLPLAHTRQLQLLHFCLFLAISLAALLANGLIISAVACGHLLHSPMFFFLLNLALSDLGSICTTVAKAMHNSLWDTRNISYSGCAAQVFLIFFFLGSEYFLLTIMCYDHYVSICKPLHYGTLLASRACAHMAAAAWASAFLYALLHTANTFSLPLCHGNALDQFFCEIPHILKLSCTKSYLRKLGFLVISACLSFVCFVFMVFSYVQIFRAVLRIPSEQGQHKAFSTCLPHLAVVSLFLSTAAFAYLKPPSISSPSLDLAVSVFYSVVPPALNPLIYSLRNQELKAVVWTLINGRFQKH; encoded by the coding sequence atgtccaacagcagctccatcagccacttcctcctgctgccattggcacacacgcggcagctgcagctcctgcacttctgcctcttcctggccatctccctggctgctctcctggccaacggcctcatcatcagcgccgtagcctgcggccacctcctgcacagccccatgttcttcttcctgctcaacctggccctcagcgacctgggctccatctgcaccactgttgccaaagccatgcacaattccctctgggacaccaggaacatctcctactcaggatgtgctgcacaggtctttctgattttcttcttccttgggTCAGAGTATTTCCTCCTGACCATCATGTGCTATGACCActacgtgtccatctgcaaacccctgcactacgggaccctcctggccagcagagcttgtgcccacatggcagcagctgcctgggccagtgcctttctctaTGCTCTGCTTCAcacagccaatacattttccctgcccctgtgccatggcaatgccctggaccagttcttctgtgaaatcccacacatcctcaagctctcctgcACCAAATCCTACCTCAGGAAACTTGGGTTTCTTGTGATTAGTGCCTGTTTATCATTTGTCTGTTTTGTGTTCATGgttttctcctatgtgcagatcttcagggctgtgctgaggatcccctctgagcagggacagcacaaagccttttccacctgcctccctcatcTGGCTGTGGTCtccctgttcctcagcactgcagcctttGCCTACCTGAAGcctccctccatctcctccccatccctggatctggcAGTGTCAGTTTTTTACTCGgtggtgcctccagccctgaaccccctcatctacagcctgaggaaccaggagctcaaggctgtAGTGTGGACACTGATCAACGGACGATTTCAGAAACACTAA